From a single Brassica napus cultivar Da-Ae chromosome C9, Da-Ae, whole genome shotgun sequence genomic region:
- the LOC125592525 gene encoding F-box protein At1g11270-like produces the protein MPKRKRGVYETISSSPNMLVNIPHDVVIDQILEKLPVKSLLRFRAVSKQWRTEIESPRFQERNLRHQQKSRDPSILICHPRLEKRGKASLRLLSVGATLVSEENHIRYPVASKREINVRTTRSCDGLACLYSSTFMYVINPATRWHRKLPEARFQTLAQLTYNRFRRPFLGFGKDNITGTYKIVWLYNSHCVYLDGKINTCEVFSFENNNNTWRHDVIVSCPYPITT, from the coding sequence ATGCCTAAACGAAAACGAGGCGTTTACGAGACTATCAGTAGCAGTCCGAATATGTTAGTAAATATACCTCACGATGTGGTGATAGATCAGATTCTTGAGAAACTTCCGGTGAAATCACTATTGAGATTTAGAGCTGTGTCGAAACAATGGAGAACTGAAATAGAGTCCCCACGTTTCCAGGAGAGAAATCTGAGACATCAGCAGAAATCTCGAGACCCGAGCATCCTGATATGTCATCCTAGGCTTGAAAAACGTGGAAAAGCTTCTCTTAGGTTATTGAGTGTGGGAGCAACGTTAGTTTCGGAAGAGAACCATATTCGTTACCCTGTCGCTTCGAAAAGGGAAATTAACGTGAGAACTACACGGAGTTGTGATGGTCTGGCTTGCCTATATTCAAGCACCTTCATGTATGTGATCAATCCCGCAACTAGATGGCACCGTAAACTCCCCGAGGCGAGATTTCAAACACTTGCTCAGCTTACATATAACCGCTTTCGACGCCCTTTCTTGGGATTCGGTAAAGACAATATCACAGGGACGTACAAGATTGTTTGGTTGTACAACTCTCATTGTGTATACCTAGACGGGAAAATTAATACATGCGAGGTTTTCTCTTTCGAGAACAATAACAACACTTGGAGGCATGATGTGATTGTTTCTTGTCCTTATCCGATCACTACATGA